GTGTAAAAGTCGCGTTAAGCGGTGACGGTTATAGCGTAACTGAAGGTCGTAAGAAAGATCTTGTGATTGCATTAATATCATCATTTTATGGTGCTTGGCTAGTATATGCCGCTGGTGCAGAGTATATGTTGTTATGTGCATTATTGTATTTACCGGGTGTACTGGTTTATAAGAAAGCACTTGCTGAAAAACAGCAGGCATTTAGCAAGCAAGATTATGCTTATTCATTCGTGTTATTAGCAGGTGCTGCAGGTGCGGTTTATCTGTTATCAACAGGTGTGTTGTCACTTTCTTAGTATTTTAACCACAATTTTGATACTCTAATTAGAGACTTAAAGTTTTTAACTTGAAATCCTCACCTTAAAAGATAGGTGTATGTTGTAAAAAGGCTTATGTAGATGATTGTGGTTTTATATTTAATATTAGGCGCTGCGGCAGGTTTGATCGCTGGTTTGTTTGGTGTTGGTGGCGGTTTAATTATCGTGCCGGCACTGGTTTTCTCTTTTTCCTTGCAAGCACTCTCGCCAATAGTTTTAACCCAGTTAGCGATTGGTACTTCCCTCGCGACGATTATCTTTACCTCTCTTAGTTCGATTAAAACCCACCACAGTAAAGGGGCAATTGATTGGTCTTTGGTTAAACGTCTGACTATCGGTATTGTTATTGGCGCGGTTGCTGGTAGTATTTTTGCTGATTATTTACCGGGTGATACATTACAAATGATTATCGGTATTTATGCACTCACTGTTGCGGTTCAAATGGGCTTTAATTTAAAACCAAAAGCAGAGCATGAGCTACCAAAAGGCGCCGGCTTGAGTGTTGCAGGTGGTGTCATTGGTGCCATTTCTGCTTTATTTGGCATTGGCGGCGGTTCACTCACCGTACCTTACTTATCTTGGTGTCGTGTGGAAATGCGTAATGCGGTTGCCACGTCTTCTGCTTGTGGCTTGCCGATTGCGGTGGCAGGTGTGTGCACCTATATTATTACGGGCTGGAATAACCCTGATTTGCCAGAGTACAGCTTGGGTTATATTTACTTACCCGCTTTCTTTGGCATTATTATTACCAGTACTGTGTTTGCTAAACAAGGTGCAAAACTTGCGCACTCATTACCAAGTCATATCCTAAAACGGTATTTTGCTTTGTTATTACTGGGTGTTGGTTCGAAGTTTATTTTTTTCTAAAACGAACATTTTATTGATCTAGGCTATAAATAGTCCGAATAAGTACTCATTTAGTATAGGTTTGTAACAGGCACTATCTAAAATATGTTAATTTCATCCCCTAAGTAGTAGTTTACTAAGGGGCCGCTTTGTTAATACTAACAACTGCGATTAACGCATTACAACAACTGATTATTCATGCTCAGCCAGAGCAAACTCGTCTTTCGGTCGAATTACAGCCCTTGTATGCCACCGAACTAATTGAGTGGTTTGATGCGCAAATTTTATTCCCGCAATTTTATTGGCAATCTCGAGACGGTGATGAAGAAGTCGTCGCCTTAGGTCAGTGTTGCCATTTTCATGATCTCGATACGGCTAAAAACCAGCTTAACGAACAGCAACGGATCTGGGGCGGATGCGCATTTTCACATCAAGATCATTATTTCTTACCGCAAGTTGAATTAACACGTAAAAACAATAACTGGCAATTATCGGTGAATTTGCCTGTTAATTCAGCGCCAATCCATGAGAATGTTGGAATAAAGCGTACAGAGCAAACCTATGACAAAGCGGTATTGCTTGAAAGCCTAGCCAGTTTAATTACACCTGCGCCGACACCTCTCCCGTTATCTTATAAGATTGAAGCGCGCAGTCATTACCCTGAATTTAACCAGTGGTCTCATCTTGTGACCAAAGCTTTAAATGCGATCGAACAACAAGATTTTGAGAAAGTGGTTTTAGCGAGGAAGACAGCATTAACACTAAATCGTCCAATTTCTGCTGCTCAGTTTTTACAGCAAAGTCGCCAGGTCAATCAGCAGTGTTACCACTTTATATTTGCGCTTCAGGCTAACGACTATTTTGTTGGTTCTACGCCAGAGCTATTATTTTCGCGAAAACAACGTCAATTACATACCGAAGCGCTTGCGGGTACAGCGGCACGCAGTGATGATGCTGCGGAAGACTGTGGTTTAGCCAATTGGTTATTACATGACAGTAAAAATCGTTATGAAAACCGTTTAGTGGTGGATGATTTAATGGCGCGTTTAGACCCTCGTTGTGATTCATTACAGGTATCTGTACAACCAGAATTAGTGAAACTGCGTAAAGTGCAGCACTTAAAACATCACATCTCAGGGATACTTGCTACAGATGTTGATGATGCAGAGTTATTAGCTAACTTACAACCAACCGCTGCGATAGCAGGATTACCACGTCAACCGGCATTAAATTTTATTGCGAACAATGAACCATTTTCACGGGGTTGGTATAGCGGTGCGCTTGGTTATGTTGGTCTGCAGCAAAGTGAGTTTTGTGTTGCGATCCGCAGCGCGCGAATTTTAGGGCATGAAGTACAGCTTTTTGCGGGTGCGGGCATTGTACCTGGCTCTAGCCCTGTAAGTGAATGGCAAGAGCTAGAACGTAAAACCGCGACCCTGTTAACCTTACTTGAACCTGATACGACTGTTAACTGTGATATAGACTGCGATGATATTCGCTTAAATTCATTTTTACCTGAGTTACAACGCGCATGATAACAAACCAGTCTCTTTTAAACATACAAGCTCCATTAAATCGTTTGTGGGCAAGCTTAATGTTAGATGAATTGAGTCGTTTAGGCGTTCGTCATGTGTGTGTTGCACCAGGCTCTCGCTCAACCCCCCTTGTTTTAGCGGCTGAAGAGAATGAGAATCTGATCTTGCACAGCCACTTTGATGAACGTGGACTTGGTTTCTATGCTCTGGGGTTAGCTAAATCATTACAAGCGCCTGTTGCTGTGATTGTTACATCAGGAACAGCGGTGGCAAATCTATTACCAGCAGTGGTCGAAAGTGGTTTAACCAAAGAAAAACTAGTGCTATTAACTGCCGATCGGCCCATCGAACAAATTAATTGTGGTGCTAATCAGGCCATTCAACAATCAGGTTTATTCTCAAGCCACGTTTGTCATGAATTATTATTACCTAGCCCAAGTCTGGGCATCACACCGCAGTGGTTGTTGAGTACCATAGACCAAAGTTTAGCGGTGCAGCTGCAAGTGGGTGGTACGGTTCATATCAATTGCCCTTACCCTGAACCTTTGTATGGCGGCGAGGCTAATTTTGGTGATTATCTGGCTGGGACTGCAGGATGGCAAGCCTCACAGAAAACGTATTTGTCGATTAATTCATTAGGAGTCAATTCAATTGACATTAATGGGCTAAACACTTACTTGTCCGATAGTCCTGTTGCACATTGCCACTCTTTAGACTTGAAGCCGTCTGCCGACTTATATACCGCCACTAAAACCAATATGCCCATTGTAAACAAAAAAGGACTTGTTGTTATTGGCGCTGTTGCAGTTGCAGAGATGCAAGCGATTAAACAATGGGCGGCTGTTTTGGGTTGGCCTGTATTGGTTGATCCTCAGGCTGGTGGCAGTAGTGAATGGGCGCATTATGATGTCTGGTTACAAAATCAAGCGTGTCACGATAAGTTAGCGGAAGCAGAGATCTTGGTGCAATTTGGCGCGCGGTTGGTATCAAAGCGTTTAGGTCAGTTTATCGCACAGCATGACTGGCAAGACTATTGGTTAATTGCAGATCAAGCGGGGCAGTTAGACCCTTATCATCGTACTTGCAAACAATTCATTAGTCCTATTTCGGCTTGGTTAACATTATTTGTTGGAGGTCACTTGAATAGTCAGTTAAGCGGGCCATTGGTATCAATTAATGACTTGTTAGAAACAAATAGCAGCATATTTGCAGACATTGGTGCATGTCATCGTGATGCTAAGGGTTATGAATGGGCTAAGGCATTAACGTTTGCTAGCTGTAAGATACGTCAGTTGGTAGAGACGCGTTACATTGATAATCTAACGGAAATTAGTTTTGCTGCCACGTTAGATGCTTGCCTGACTATGCCGCCTTTAACTAATCCAACGAGTATATTTATTGGTAATAGCTTGATTGTTCGTTTACTTGATATGTTTGTGACATTACCGAATGTGCCTGTATTTAGTAATCGTGGTGCTTCGGGCATTGACGGCTTGTTGGCGACGGCTGCTGGAGTGCAAGCTGGGCAGGAGCAAGGCATGCTTTGTTTATTGGGTGATACGTCTTTGTTATATGACTTAAATTCACTGGCGTTATTTTCTAATCCGACATATCCGAGTGTGATTGTGGTACTGAATAATGATGGTGGTGCAATTTTCGATATGTTACCTGTTAATGAGCAACAAAAAGAACAGCTTTACCGTATGCCACACGGACTTAAATTTGAACATGCGGCTGCGATGTTTGGGCTGGATTACGTTCAACCTAAAACGCTGGCGAATGCACTGTCTGCTATTGATCATGGATTAAATCCAATGCGTGAAGTGGCTGGGGAGGTGCGAACGCTGTTGGTGGAAATAGCAACGCCAGCTGGGGAAGCTGCCAAGCTACTCAAGCAGTTGTTTAGCGAGGTTAAAAATGCAAGTTTTATCTAATGTAATCACCTCTAAACAGACGCAATCACCTCTATATTCAGTCTCATTTGAGCTTGCTAATAATCGTATTCAAAGTTCCGCAGCAAAACCAAGTTTGGTGTTCTTGCATGGGTTACTGGGTTCAACGGCAGATTGGCAACCGATAATCGCGGACTTATCACCGGATTATCAGTGTATCTGTATTGACCTACCAGGGCATGCGGGTAGCCAAGCTGTCACTGTGAATGACTTTCAACATGTTGAACAACTAATCATTGCTACGCTTGCCCAGTATCAACTCGATAATATTATTTTGGTCGGTTACTCGTTAGGGGCACGGATTGCCATGACGATCGCGAGTGATCAAGCGTCTAATTGGCCGTATACCCTCGATGGACTGTTGTTAGAAAGTGGAAATCCAGGTTTGAACAGTAGCGCTGAACAATTACAGCGTGGATTACATGACTTGGGTTGGGTAACACGTTTTAGCGACGACACATTACCTACTGTGCTTATTGATTGGTACCAGCAAGGGGTATTCGCATCGCTTACTCAGGCCCAAAAAAACGCTTTAATTAAAACGCGTTGTCAAATTCAAGCAGATAAAAATGGGTTCAGCGGCGGTATGCAGATAAGCAAAATGTTGGCGGCGACCTCATTATCTAAGCAAGGTTATTTGTTACCACAATTACAAAAAGCTGAACTTCCTGTGCGCATGGTTTGTGGTGAACTAGACCCTAAATTTGTGCTGTTAACCAAAGCAAGTCAATTGGATTATCGCCTGGTATCAAGAGCCGGGCATAACGTACATGCAGACCAGCCACATGAGTTCATTCAGTTAGTGAGAGATTTCGTGAGTGAGATAGCGGTTAACAAAGCCACGCACAAGAAGGCGGCTTAAACGCGTTCTAAATAAAAACTTAATAGATTAGGAATTATTATGACAACAACCGTTGGTATTACAGAAGCAGAACTATACGCACACGTAGAATGGCAAGATTGCACTGGTGAATACCAAGATATTCATTTTCACAAATCATTAGATGGCATTGCTAAAATCACCATTGCACGTCCTCAAGTACGCAATGCGTTCCGTCCACAAACAGTACAAGAGATGATGCAAGCCTTAGCGGATGCGCGTTATGACTCAAACGTGGGCGTTATTATTCTAACCGGGCTTGGCGAGCATGCGTTCTGTTCGGGTGGTGACCAAAGTATTCGTGGCGATTACGGTGGTTATAAAGACGATGAAGGCATGCATCACTTAAATGTGTTGGACTTTCAACGCCAGATCCGTACTTGTCCAAAACCTGTAATAGCGGCAGTGGCGGGTTATGCTGTTGGTGGTGGTCATGTATTACACATGATGTGTGACTTGACTATCGCTGCTGACAATGCGCAATTTGGTCAAACAGGTCCTAAAGTCGGCTCTTTCGATGGAGGTTGGGGGGCATCGTATATGGCGCGCATTGTTGGGCAGAAGAAAGCCCGTGAAATTTGGTTCTTGTGCCGTTTCTATGATGCACAAGAAGCAGTAGATATGGGATTAGTGAATACAGTTGTGCCACTGGAAGATTTAGAACGTGAAACTGTGCGTTGGTGTCGTGAAGTATTACAACACAGCCCAATGTCATTACGTTGTTTGAAAGCAGCGTTGAATGCAGATTGTGATGGTCAAGCTGGGTTACAAGAACTCGCGGGTAATGCGACTATGATGTTCTACATGACAGACGAAGGACAAGAAGGACGTAATGCATTTAATGAAAAACGCCGTCCTGATTTCTCTAAGTTTCCACGTAATCCTTAATCAGTCAGCGGAGCATTGTTAATGCAACGTCAGGTTAAGTTGTACCATTATCAGTTGCCTTTGGACTGTGCCATGATATTACGTGGCCAGTCTGTCTGTGTTCGTGAAGGCTGGATTATTGAGTTGCAAGAAAGGGGTGAATTGCAGGAGGGGGCTGAATTATTGGAAAATGTTGAGTTCCATGAGCAGTGCAAAAGCACTCAAGTTAATAAAGTGGGGCGTGGCGAAATCGCGCCTTTACCTGGCTTTAGTAATGAGACATCAGCGCAAGCAAAGCAGCAACTCGAAAGCATGATCCAAATTTGGCTAGAGCAGGGCGTAGTGGATCTGAGTGCGTGCTGCCCCTCTGTGGCGTTTGGTTTTAGCATGGCACTTTTGGAGTTAGAGGACGGGCTACCGCAAATGACTTATTGCGACGATATTCATAACGGCAAGCTTCATAACGGTAATAGACATCATCATCACATTAACAGCGCGCTATTATTGGCTGCTGATCTTAGAATCATAAACCGTAAACATGCAGAACTTGCCGCGAGTTCCTTATGTAAGTTGAAAATTGCCACCCAACCGACTGCGAAAGGCGCCTGTCATGACGGCGAGATTGCTCGGCAGTTACTACAGCGATACCCTCAATTACGGTTACGTTTAGATGCCAACCGACGTTGGAACCTTGTGAATGCGTTGGCGTTTGCCGAGCAGCTCCCCGCGGCGTTACGCCAGCGTATCGATTTCATCGAAGAGCCGTGTCATCACTCAAGCGATAGTTATCTGTTTACGCGTGAAACTGGGATTGCCATCGCATGGGATGAAAGCTTGCGGGATGCTTGCAAAAACCGGCGAGGGCGGGGTGATGTTGAGTTTCTGAAGTCTACAGTCGCTGAGTGTCATGCTTCTGACACCGCATCAATTGCCGCTATTGTGATTAAACCTATGCTGGCTGGCACCATTCATCACTGCCGTCACTTGATTGAGCTGGCATATCAATTGGGTTTAACTGTGGTGATTAGTTCAAGTCTTGAATCTAGTTTTGGTTTACTGCAACTGGCTCGTTTATCGCAGTGGTTAACACCTGATACGACCCCCGGGTTAGATACTCTGCATGTTTTTAAGCAGCAAGTGGCAATACCTTATCCAGGCTGTCGTTTGCCTTTGTTAGCACTAACTACATTACCTTGTCGTACCTATTTGCAAGTTACAGATATAAGATATCAAGATATAAATACAAAGCAGCATCGTATTATGGAAGCCTATAAATGATAGACGTTGTAATTGATAACATAGAGAGTCATGAAGTCAGTTTTAGTTGTTGGCCTTGGCAACATTGGTCATTACTTAATCCGGATGGTATTGCCTTGGTATATGGTGAGTATTCATTTACTTGGCAGCAAGTGAATTCGCTGGTGGATGAATATGCCGAACAGTTAAATATACAAGGTGTACGACAAGATCATATTGTTGCTGCTCTGAGCGTTAATAACCCAGATGTATTGTGGTTATATTTAGCTTGTTTACGACTCGGTGCTTGCTGTGTGGTACTAGATCCGAAACAAAGTGCTGAACAGTTAAATGACCAGTTTGAAGCACTCGCGGCACAGTTTATTTGGGTATCAGCACCTGCATTTAATCGTTCACAAGGTTTGCAAAGTATTAATAATACGAGAGAGTTAGTGTTTACTCTCCTCCTTAGCCCCTCGGAGATGACTTCATCAACAAGGTCGACTATTTCTATAACAGCGTCTACAGCGGCAACCAAATACGTGAGTACTGAGGATAGTATTAAGCTGGAGTGGCAAGCAGAGCGCCTAGCCAGTATCGTCTTTACATCCGGTTCAACTGGTAAAGCCAAAGCGGTTGCACATAGCGGTGAAAATCATTTGTATTCTGCTGCGGGTTTGTTATCAGTGTTCAGTTATAGGGCGTCAGACAGTTGGTTATTGTCGTTACCTTTGTTTCATGTATCAGGCTTAGCGATTGTGTGGCGTTGGTTATCTGCTGGTGGGCAGGTGGTGTTACCGTTAGCAGATAGTCTTGTTGAACAGTTATCACAAGTAACGCACGCATCTTTAGTACCAACTCAATTGCGACGCTACCTTAATGAATTGGGTGCAGATCAAGAGGTTATTAGTCTTAAACGTATCTTGTTAGGTGGTGCAGTGATCCCCGTCGTATTAACGGATAAAGCGAAATCCCTCGGTATTGATTGCTGGTCTGGCTATGGCATGACTGAAATGGCCTCTACTGTCACCGCTAAACCTGCGGATGATAGTGTAGGCGTTGGTACTTTACTCGCACATCGCTGTTTGTCCTTGATTGATAAACAAATTAAGGTGCGAGGTAGAAGTTTAGGGATGGGTTATTATTATCAAGGTGCGTTAAGTCCCATTACTGACGAAAGCGGTTGGCTTGTCACAGGGGACTTAGGCATGATAGCGCAAGGTGATGCGTTAGCGGATGAATTATTTATTCTTGGTCGACAAGATAATATGTTTATTTCCGGTGGTGAAAATATTCATCCAGAACAAATTGAGCGCATTTTACTTTCGCATCCGTTCATTAATCAAGCGTTAGTATTCCCATGTGAAGATGTGGAGTTTGGCCATCGTCCAATTGCTGTTATTGACGCTATTGCATATTTATCAGTCGATGATATGAATAAATTCCTACAAAACAAGCTGGTTAAATTCATGTGGCCGATAAATTATCATTCGCTACCAGACGCTATAAATGTGAACAGCATCAAGTTAAATAGGGCTTCCGTTCAACTGTGGGTCACAAGTTTATACGAATAGTTGAGCTAGATGATAATAATTCTTGCTTGTTATAAATCTGGCTTGGTGTTCGCTTTGTTTTCTTGTAGTATACAGATTCCTCCTTATTCATCAGATGAATAGCGACATAGTAATGAAGGTTTACAATGTCATTTAGAGCGGTGTAATTAACAGAGATGTAGCATGCTAAATATTAATACTCAGGTTATTGAGATCCCGGAACCCATGTTTCGTGGTTGGCAACAAACTGTAGAGTTGATCGCTGGCGTTATGAATCTGCCTGCAGCATTAATTATGCGCGTTCACCACAATGATATTCGAATATTTTCGTCAAACGACACGGCTCATTTGGCTTCCCTGCGATTATCAGAATCGAAGCAATTAAGCTGTTACAGTGCACAGGTTATTTATAATCGTGGAGAGCTACTTATTGAAGACGCTACCCTCGATTCAACGTGGAAATTCGACAGTAATATTAGCGCCGACATTTTAGCGTATTACGGTTTACCGCTTACTTGGCCGAATGATCAAGCTTTTGGTACACTTTGTGTCTTAGATACGAAAATCCATAAATTTACACCTCATTGCAAATTACTTATCGCACGTTTTCAGCAATCGATGAATGCTGATCTCACTATACTCTACGAAAAAGCTGAATTACTGAACGCTAACCGTAAATTACAGAGTTTACTTGCTAAGAAATCAATGGCGCTAACCTTGTCTCATCAAGCGTTATTACATGAACAAGATAGTCGTTCTGCATTAGAATCGACCCTTATTTATCAGCAAGAATATGACACGCTTACAGGTGTCGCTAATCAGTTTTCATTAGTTAAACAGATTGATGACATGTTGGAATATGTTGATGATGACAACGAACTCGCTGTTATTTATTTGGGTATCCGAAACTTCAAATCAATTAATAACAGTTATGGTTATGCGATTGGTGACAAAGTATTACTTGAAGTCAGCCAGCGTATTCACCAGCAACTGACGACAGAACACTTGGTTGCTCGTTGCTGGGGTGATGCTTTTGCTATTGTTGTTCGCGATGAGAATGTTGTTGAGCAAGTAATTGATTTAATTGCACGTTTTTCACAAGCCTTTGAATCCACATTTATTGTTGATGATTATACTATAACCACTCAGATTTGTTGTGGTATTGCGTTAGCTGATTCTCCCGCAGACAAAGGTATTTCTTTGGTTGAAAGAGCTGAAGCGGCGATGAGTGCGAGTAAAGACAAGGGTACCTGTTATAACTTCTTTACTGAAGAGTTAAGCGTCGCGATTGGTGAGCGTCACTATTTAGAATCTCATTTAGCCGAAGCGCTGGATAAAAATGAAATGTCGGTACATTATCAACCGATGATTTGTGTTAAAACTCGTCGCGTATTGGGCGCCGAAGCGTTAATTCGCTGGCAGAATCCGATACTCGGTGCGGTTGCGCCCGATCGTTTTATCCATCTAGCAGAGCAGAATGGCCAGATCTTAGCATTAGGTAATTTTGTATTACGTACCGCAATGGAACAAGCGGCGCAGTGGCGTAACAGCTTTGGTGATGATTTTTGTATTGCAGTTAATATGTCACCGGTACAGTTTCGTGATGACAACTTAGTTTCTCGTATCGCGCAGTTGCTGGTTTATTATCGTTTACCTGGTAGTTCGTTAGAACTTGAGATCACTGAAGGGGTTTTATTACAAGACGAGAAGAAAGCCGCGAAAGCCATTGCTGGATTACAAAAGTTGGGTGTACGTATTTCGTTAGATGACTTCGGCACGGGTTATTCGTCATTAAGTTATTTACAGAAGTATTCGTTTGATACGCTGAAAATTGATCGTAGTTTCATTATGAATCTAATGGAGCGAGATCAAGATAAAGAATTAGCACGGGCGATTATTGCGATGGCGAAGAAGCTTAATTTGCAAGTTGTTGCCGAAGGCGTTGAAACGGTAGAGCAAGATCTGTTTATTGTTGATGAAGGTTGTGATTATGGTCAGGGTTATCTGTATGGTAAACCTGTACCAGCAACTATGTTTACGGGTCAGTACCTTAGCAAAAAAGCCATTTAGCTGACTCGGTTTTGATCGACTTGGTTGGATAGTGTGCGATTGGGGTTTGTAGAGCATAAAACTGCTATAAACAGTTGCAAAGAATCAGTGAATAGTTAATAATTCACTCGTTGTCAAGCACAACACATTTGATGGGTGCCTTATGGGTCCCTCCGCATTGATACTCTGTGAATTCGGCCAGGCCTGGAAGGGAGCAACCGCAGCAGAGAACTCAAGTGCCGGAGTGAGGCTTGTAGGGTATCCTTCAAAAGTGTTGTGCTTTTCGCGTTTCTGACGTCCTGTTTTTTCAAATAAAGACCTTACCGCTCAACCTCCGTTATTATTTTTATTCCCTTTAATCGTTATAGTTCCGCGTTACCAATAAGTAAATTGACACCTCTATTTTCGAATCCACAACTACCAATTAATAATAATCAAACTTATATTCATTATCGATATTAAATGATCCTACGCGCATTTACATGTCTAGTAGGCATTGAACTCTTGACCATATCAAGAGGGTTAGTGTCAACACAGGTTCCGTAATTACAATGCCTTACAATGCGTTTTAAAAGGTAATGTATAATCCACTGACGGAATAGTGAACAAAAATGTTTATTGTAGTGAATTATTTAAGAGGTAGATCTTGAACAAATTAATGCATCTAATCCCCGTAATTCTTACTGGATACCTAACAGCTTGTGGTGGAGGTGGTGATTCAGAGACGTCACCAACAGTAGAGCCAACACATATATCCGGTTCTATAGCAGATAGCGACGTAAAACTGAATGAAGATACGATATATGAGGGAAGCCTTACCACAAGTAATACATTAGGTTGGAACTGGAAAATAACCCGTAATGCCGTGTTTGGTACAGCAGCAATTACAAAAGAGGGGGATTTACGCTATACGCCTAATGTAAACTACCATGGTATGGATAGTATTATAGTAGAAGCAACAGATGGGAATACGGTTGATACCGCAAGGATCCAGTTTGATGTAAAGAGTATCAATGATGCACCAAAAGTACAGGGTAAACGTACGTTTACATCCTCAACGAATAAGATTAAGGGGCAAATCAGAGCAACAGATGTTGACGCTGACACACCTAGCTTTAAATTAAAAGGTGACGTCACTAATAAAGATATCAAGTTTAACCTTGATAGTGATGGTTCTTTTAACATAACAACGAAAAGTAAGGGAGAGAGTGAGGTTGAGCTTCCTATCACTATCTCTGACGGGGCTACATCGATAGAAGCAAACTTCACTTTTAATTTCAATGTCGGACTTACTGACCCTTTATATAGTCAACAATGGTATCTCAAAAATACAGGACAGAGCGCATTTTCAAAGTCAAGAGGTACGGCTGGGCACGATATAAATATAGGGCGTCTGCATCAACAAGGAGTTAAAGGTTCAGGTGTTAAGGTTGCTGTTGTTGACTCAGGGCTCGAAATTAAGCACGAGGATTTAGTTGAGAATATATTATTAGATCGATCTTATAATTATGTGACGTCAATAAATGACCCTACTTCTACAAGTAAAGAAGGCGACCATGGTACTTCGGTTGCAGGCATTATTGCCGCGCGTGGTTTTAACGATATTGGTGGACGTGGTGTTGCACCGGAAGCGAGTTTAATTGGATTAAACTATTTGGAAAGTCAAAAAGAGTCTAATTGGTATGATAGTCATGGTGGAAAAAGAACTAAAGATGTTCTTGTTATAAATCAAAGTTATGGTGTTAAACTACAAAATAAGCCAAGGGTGTTTACGTCATCCAAGAATAAAGCTCGTGAGTCTTGGCTAAAAGAAATAACGCGTAAGAATAATAAAGGCCGAGGGGTTTTATTCGTTAAATCAGCTGGGAATTCATTCGAAGGCTTTTCTTGGTATGCTCAAAGCGTATATAGTCAAAATAAATCATTACCAAGATT
This Moritella sp. 5 DNA region includes the following protein-coding sequences:
- the menE gene encoding o-succinylbenzoate--CoA ligase, which codes for MIDVVIDNIESHEVSFSCWPWQHWSLLNPDGIALVYGEYSFTWQQVNSLVDEYAEQLNIQGVRQDHIVAALSVNNPDVLWLYLACLRLGACCVVLDPKQSAEQLNDQFEALAAQFIWVSAPAFNRSQGLQSINNTRELVFTLLLSPSEMTSSTRSTISITASTAATKYVSTEDSIKLEWQAERLASIVFTSGSTGKAKAVAHSGENHLYSAAGLLSVFSYRASDSWLLSLPLFHVSGLAIVWRWLSAGGQVVLPLADSLVEQLSQVTHASLVPTQLRRYLNELGADQEVISLKRILLGGAVIPVVLTDKAKSLGIDCWSGYGMTEMASTVTAKPADDSVGVGTLLAHRCLSLIDKQIKVRGRSLGMGYYYQGALSPITDESGWLVTGDLGMIAQGDALADELFILGRQDNMFISGGENIHPEQIERILLSHPFINQALVFPCEDVEFGHRPIAVIDAIAYLSVDDMNKFLQNKLVKFMWPINYHSLPDAINVNSIKLNRASVQLWVTSLYE
- a CDS encoding GGDEF and EAL domain-containing protein encodes the protein MLNINTQVIEIPEPMFRGWQQTVELIAGVMNLPAALIMRVHHNDIRIFSSNDTAHLASLRLSESKQLSCYSAQVIYNRGELLIEDATLDSTWKFDSNISADILAYYGLPLTWPNDQAFGTLCVLDTKIHKFTPHCKLLIARFQQSMNADLTILYEKAELLNANRKLQSLLAKKSMALTLSHQALLHEQDSRSALESTLIYQQEYDTLTGVANQFSLVKQIDDMLEYVDDDNELAVIYLGIRNFKSINNSYGYAIGDKVLLEVSQRIHQQLTTEHLVARCWGDAFAIVVRDENVVEQVIDLIARFSQAFESTFIVDDYTITTQICCGIALADSPADKGISLVERAEAAMSASKDKGTCYNFFTEELSVAIGERHYLESHLAEALDKNEMSVHYQPMICVKTRRVLGAEALIRWQNPILGAVAPDRFIHLAEQNGQILALGNFVLRTAMEQAAQWRNSFGDDFCIAVNMSPVQFRDDNLVSRIAQLLVYYRLPGSSLELEITEGVLLQDEKKAAKAIAGLQKLGVRISLDDFGTGYSSLSYLQKYSFDTLKIDRSFIMNLMERDQDKELARAIIAMAKKLNLQVVAEGVETVEQDLFIVDEGCDYGQGYLYGKPVPATMFTGQYLSKKAI
- a CDS encoding S8 family serine peptidase — encoded protein: MNKLMHLIPVILTGYLTACGGGGDSETSPTVEPTHISGSIADSDVKLNEDTIYEGSLTTSNTLGWNWKITRNAVFGTAAITKEGDLRYTPNVNYHGMDSIIVEATDGNTVDTARIQFDVKSINDAPKVQGKRTFTSSTNKIKGQIRATDVDADTPSFKLKGDVTNKDIKFNLDSDGSFNITTKSKGESEVELPITISDGATSIEANFTFNFNVGLTDPLYSQQWYLKNTGQSAFSKSRGTAGHDINIGRLHQQGVKGSGVKVAVVDSGLEIKHEDLVENILLDRSYNYVTSINDPTSTSKEGDHGTSVAGIIAARGFNDIGGRGVAPEASLIGLNYLESQKESNWYDSHGGKRTKDVLVINQSYGVKLQNKPRVFTSSKNKARESWLKEITRKNNKGRGVLFVKSAGNSFEGFSWYAQSVYSQNKSLPRLTAHNASISLSNASFYNTVVSALNANASDPLSSYSSTGAAVFVSAPGGEDGRNAPAIITTDSMGCTIGYARTGSKYKGFNRGEEALNEDCNYTSSFNGTSSAAPVVSGVAALIFSVDDAITWRDVRYIIAKTAKKIDDKFKPILVDSYIAEPGWITNNAGFNFHNWYGFGLIDASEAVKMAQTYIKDKRLLPPLKETAFIPSNDAELDIVEGTPTTKSVRIIEEDNLIIEAVQVELNIKHGRNSDLSIELISPQGTSSMLLTPRSLLTRDADFEKTVLLSNAFYGETSAGEWKIKVTDTNQGDFTYYYVFRERELENNTEAGLLKGVSIRIYGHEGA